A window of Raineyella sp. W15-4 contains these coding sequences:
- a CDS encoding D-alanine--D-alanine ligase family protein codes for MTTSARPTVAVVFGGGSSEHGVSCLTAAGVLSAIDRECYDLVAVGITRTGRWVQLGVDEVVALTTVDGVLPEVPEDRADAVLSRTADGARIASVDGDRLVDVHDIDLVFSLLHGPMGEDGTIQGLFEMYGVRYVGSGVTASALAMDKIRMKQVMTLCGLPIGPWVAIRPAEWAADPQACLAAAEALRFPVYVKPARGGSSVGITKVAEPSGLPAAIAEAHRWDPRVIVEEGIRDARELECGVLQDPAGGRPGTSVVAEIEMHTASGFYDFDAKYLPEEQVSLHVPASLDPAIAEAVREVSVRVFEAFDCEGLARVDCFLTQDNQVLVNELNTMPGFTRFSMFPQVWAAAGVAYPELIGRLIELALARPVGLR; via the coding sequence CTCCGAGCACGGGGTGTCCTGCCTGACCGCAGCGGGGGTGCTGTCGGCGATCGACCGTGAGTGCTACGACCTGGTGGCCGTCGGCATCACCCGGACCGGCCGCTGGGTCCAGCTGGGCGTCGACGAGGTGGTCGCGCTGACCACGGTCGACGGTGTGCTGCCCGAGGTGCCCGAGGATCGGGCCGACGCGGTGCTCTCCCGGACGGCGGATGGAGCCCGGATCGCCTCGGTCGACGGTGACCGGCTGGTCGACGTCCACGACATCGACCTGGTCTTCTCGCTGCTGCACGGCCCGATGGGCGAGGACGGCACGATCCAGGGCCTCTTCGAGATGTACGGCGTGCGCTACGTCGGCTCCGGGGTGACGGCCAGCGCCCTGGCGATGGACAAGATCCGGATGAAACAGGTGATGACCCTCTGCGGGCTGCCGATCGGCCCGTGGGTCGCCATCCGCCCGGCCGAGTGGGCGGCCGATCCGCAGGCCTGCCTGGCGGCGGCCGAGGCGTTGCGGTTCCCGGTCTACGTCAAGCCCGCCCGCGGCGGTTCCAGTGTCGGCATCACCAAGGTGGCGGAACCGTCCGGGCTGCCCGCGGCGATTGCCGAGGCGCACCGTTGGGACCCGCGGGTGATCGTCGAGGAGGGCATCCGCGACGCTCGCGAGCTGGAGTGCGGGGTGCTGCAGGACCCCGCCGGCGGCCGTCCCGGCACCTCGGTGGTGGCCGAGATCGAGATGCACACCGCGTCCGGCTTCTACGACTTCGACGCCAAGTACCTGCCCGAGGAGCAGGTCAGCCTGCACGTCCCGGCCAGCCTCGACCCGGCGATCGCCGAGGCGGTGCGCGAGGTCTCGGTCCGGGTCTTCGAGGCGTTCGACTGCGAGGGCCTGGCCCGGGTCGACTGCTTCCTCACCCAGGACAACCAGGTGCTGGTCAACGAACTCAACACCATGCCCGGGTTCACCCGGTTCTCGATGTTCCCGCAGGTCTGGGCCGCGGCCGGGGTGGCCTACCCGGAGCTGATCGGCCGGCTGATCGAACTGGCGCTGGCGCGCCCCGTCGGCCTGCGCTGA